In Paracoccus aminophilus JCM 7686, a single window of DNA contains:
- the glnQ gene encoding glutamine ABC transporter ATP-binding protein GlnQ: protein MSIIEFHKTSKIFGDLTVLDQVDLNIDQGEVVVLIGPSGSGKSTLLRCINGLETISGGDLIVDGKSVKAGSKSLRAIRQEAGMVFQQFNLFPQMTALQNVAFGPRQVRGASRAEAEAQALALLDKVGLRERAGHLPSELSGGQQQRVAIARALAVRPKVMLFDEPTSALDPELKQEVLNVMRQLAQEGMTMVVVTHEMGFAKQVGSRLIFMEHGKISVDGDPREMIDHPPSERLRDFLQHV, encoded by the coding sequence GTGAGCATTATCGAATTTCACAAAACCTCGAAGATCTTCGGCGATCTGACCGTGCTCGATCAGGTGGATCTCAACATCGACCAAGGCGAGGTCGTCGTGCTGATCGGGCCCTCAGGCTCGGGGAAATCGACGCTGTTGCGCTGCATCAACGGGCTGGAAACCATCTCGGGCGGCGATCTGATCGTGGACGGGAAATCGGTCAAGGCCGGGTCGAAAAGCCTGCGCGCCATCCGGCAGGAAGCAGGCATGGTCTTTCAGCAGTTCAACCTCTTTCCCCAGATGACCGCCCTGCAGAATGTGGCCTTCGGCCCGCGTCAAGTCCGGGGCGCCAGCCGAGCCGAGGCCGAGGCGCAGGCGCTCGCGCTTCTGGACAAGGTCGGCCTGCGCGAGCGCGCGGGCCATCTGCCCTCCGAGCTCTCTGGCGGCCAGCAGCAGCGTGTGGCGATTGCGCGCGCTTTGGCGGTGCGCCCGAAGGTCATGCTCTTTGACGAGCCGACCTCAGCGCTTGATCCAGAGCTGAAGCAAGAGGTGCTCAATGTCATGCGCCAGCTCGCGCAAGAGGGCATGACCATGGTCGTCGTCACCCATGAGATGGGCTTTGCCAAACAGGTCGGCAGTCGGCTGATTTTCATGGAGCATGGCAAGATCTCGGTCGATGGCGACCCGCGCGAGATGATCGACCATCCGCCAAGCGAGCGGCTGCGCGATTTTCTGCAGCATGTTTAA
- the glnP gene encoding glutamine ABC transporter permease GlnP encodes MEIDWSVIPQFLPQLLAGARVTLFIAFLGLVFGTTIGFLFGLMRAYGNRIVNALALIYIEVIRGTPIVVQVMFLYFALPIIAKKIGADYDIAMLKTLRINPMTAAVIAISINAGAYIAEIVRGALLSIPKGLGEAGLAMGLPRWKVLAYIVGPLAFRRLIPPLGNQYIISLKDTSLFIVIGVAELTRTGQEIMASNFRAVEIWTAVGVIYLIMTGILSLILRLIEKRMRIL; translated from the coding sequence ATGGAAATCGACTGGTCCGTCATCCCGCAATTCCTGCCGCAACTGCTTGCGGGCGCGCGCGTCACGCTGTTCATCGCCTTTCTGGGACTGGTGTTTGGCACAACGATCGGCTTTCTCTTCGGGTTGATGCGCGCCTATGGCAACCGCATCGTCAATGCGCTGGCGCTGATCTATATCGAGGTCATCCGCGGCACGCCCATCGTCGTTCAGGTGATGTTTCTTTACTTCGCGCTGCCGATCATCGCCAAGAAGATCGGCGCCGATTACGACATCGCCATGCTGAAAACCCTGCGCATCAATCCGATGACCGCCGCCGTCATCGCGATCTCGATCAACGCGGGCGCCTATATTGCAGAGATCGTGCGCGGCGCGCTTCTGTCGATCCCGAAGGGCTTGGGCGAGGCCGGGCTTGCCATGGGGCTGCCGCGCTGGAAGGTCTTGGCCTATATCGTCGGTCCGCTGGCCTTCCGCCGCCTGATCCCTCCGCTTGGCAACCAATATATCATCTCGCTCAAGGACACCTCGCTCTTCATCGTCATCGGCGTCGCCGAGCTGACCCGGACGGGGCAGGAAATCATGGCCTCGAACTTTCGCGCGGTCGAGATCTGGACCGCCGTCGGTGTCATTTACCTCATTATGACCGGGATTCTCTCGCTGATCCTGCGTCTCATTGAAAAGCGCATGAGGATCCTGTGA
- the glnH gene encoding glutamine ABC transporter substrate-binding protein GlnH, whose product MNKFLRFVSAAALSLGLSTAVHAADLVVATDTAFVPFEFKEGDKYVGFDIDLWDAVAKEIGVTYELRPMDFSGIIPALQTGQIDAAIAGITITDERKNAVDFSAPYYDSGLMLMVPADSTVTGVGDLKGKTLAVKTGTSSEDYAKKNLADTTLRQFPNIDNAYLEVRTGNVDAALHDLPNVLYYIKTAGNGQVKAVGDKLEGQQYGIALPKGSENTAKVSEALAKIKADGRYDAIYEKWFGQKPTN is encoded by the coding sequence ATGAACAAATTCCTAAGATTCGTCTCTGCGGCCGCCCTCTCGCTTGGTCTGAGCACGGCTGTCCATGCCGCCGATCTGGTCGTCGCCACCGACACCGCCTTCGTGCCCTTCGAGTTCAAGGAGGGCGATAAATACGTCGGCTTCGACATCGATCTATGGGATGCGGTCGCCAAGGAAATCGGCGTCACCTATGAGCTGCGTCCGATGGATTTCTCGGGCATCATCCCGGCGCTGCAAACCGGCCAGATCGACGCGGCGATCGCCGGGATCACGATCACGGATGAGCGCAAGAATGCGGTCGATTTCTCGGCGCCCTATTATGACAGCGGCCTCATGCTGATGGTGCCCGCCGACAGCACCGTCACTGGCGTGGGCGATCTCAAGGGCAAGACGCTCGCGGTGAAAACCGGCACCTCGTCCGAGGATTACGCGAAGAAAAACCTCGCCGACACGACGCTGCGCCAGTTCCCGAATATCGACAACGCCTATCTGGAGGTGCGCACCGGCAATGTGGACGCCGCGCTCCACGATCTGCCGAACGTGCTTTACTACATCAAGACTGCGGGCAACGGTCAGGTCAAAGCGGTGGGCGACAAGCTTGAAGGCCAGCAATATGGCATCGCGCTGCCCAAGGGCAGCGAGAACACCGCCAAGGTGAGCGAGGCTCTGGCCAAGATCAAAGCGGATGGGCGCTATGACGCCATCTATGAGAAATGGTTCGGCCAGAAACCGACAAACTAA
- the cysW gene encoding sulfate ABC transporter permease subunit CysW, with translation MTAIALSHAPGQSRLLPRLLIGLAVVLTLLLVVAPLAYIFARALSAGWSAYAANILKPDTLHAIWLTSITAAIVVPVNIVFGVAAAWAIAKHRFPGRAILVTLIEIPFSISPIIAGICYLLLYGRQGLLGPWLQAHDLQVMFALPGIVLVTMFVTAPFVAREVLPLMQAQGTDQEEAAVTLGANGWQIFSRVTLPNIKWALLYGAVLCTARAVGEFGGVSVVSGSIRGQTNTLPLQIELLFNDLNVVGAFAAASTLTLIALVALVAKTVLEGRKSKA, from the coding sequence ATGACCGCAATCGCTCTGAGCCACGCGCCCGGCCAGTCCCGGCTCCTGCCGCGCCTGCTGATCGGTCTGGCCGTCGTGCTGACCCTGCTCTTGGTCGTGGCACCCTTGGCCTATATCTTTGCCCGCGCGCTTTCGGCGGGCTGGTCGGCCTATGCGGCCAATATCCTCAAGCCCGACACGCTGCACGCGATCTGGCTGACCAGCATCACGGCGGCGATCGTCGTGCCGGTCAATATCGTCTTCGGCGTCGCTGCAGCTTGGGCGATTGCCAAGCATCGCTTCCCGGGCCGGGCCATTCTGGTCACGCTGATCGAGATCCCCTTCTCGATCTCGCCGATCATCGCGGGCATCTGCTACCTGCTGCTTTACGGCCGCCAAGGCCTGCTCGGTCCGTGGCTGCAAGCCCATGACCTACAGGTGATGTTCGCCCTGCCCGGCATCGTGCTGGTCACGATGTTCGTCACCGCCCCCTTCGTCGCGCGCGAGGTCCTGCCCTTGATGCAGGCGCAGGGCACCGACCAAGAAGAAGCCGCCGTCACGCTTGGCGCGAATGGCTGGCAGATCTTCAGCCGCGTGACGCTGCCGAATATCAAATGGGCGCTGCTTTACGGCGCAGTCCTGTGCACGGCGCGCGCGGTCGGAGAGTTCGGCGGCGTCTCGGTCGTCTCGGGCAGCATCCGGGGGCAGACGAATACGCTGCCGCTTCAGATCGAGCTCTTGTTTAACGACCTCAACGTCGTCGGTGCTTTTGCCGCCGCCTCGACGCTGACGCTGATCGCGCTGGTGGCCTTGGTCGCCAAGACGGTGCTGGAAGGCCGCAAGTCCAAGGCCTGA
- the cysT gene encoding sulfate ABC transporter permease subunit CysT yields MSDTAAPIRSKRVLPGLTLSLGTTILYLTIIILIPVLALVLKGAEIGPERFLRIVTSPRTLAALKVTVTAAAVATVFNAVYGLLMAWVLVRYEFPGKRLLDALMDIPFALPTAVAGLSLTALFSANGWFGQFLDSMGIQVVYTIWGIILAMTFTSIPFVVRTVQPVLEDLDPTLEQAAMTLGARPWVIFARVVFPAILPAFLAGATIAFARSLGEFGAVVFIAGNKPMETEIASLLAFIRLEEYDYAGAAAIALVLLIFALILLVVSNLLQRWASRYREAK; encoded by the coding sequence ATGAGCGACACGGCGGCTCCTATCCGCTCGAAACGCGTTTTGCCGGGGCTGACACTCAGCCTCGGCACGACGATTCTGTATCTGACGATCATCATCCTGATCCCGGTGTTGGCGTTGGTGCTGAAAGGGGCCGAGATCGGGCCCGAGCGGTTTTTGCGCATCGTCACCTCGCCGCGCACTTTGGCCGCGCTGAAGGTCACGGTGACGGCGGCGGCAGTGGCCACGGTCTTCAACGCGGTCTATGGGCTGCTGATGGCCTGGGTGCTGGTGCGCTATGAATTTCCCGGCAAGCGCCTGCTTGATGCGCTGATGGATATTCCCTTCGCATTGCCGACCGCCGTGGCGGGTCTGTCGCTGACCGCGCTTTTCTCGGCCAATGGCTGGTTCGGGCAGTTTCTCGACAGCATGGGCATTCAGGTCGTCTATACGATCTGGGGCATCATTCTGGCGATGACCTTCACCTCGATCCCCTTTGTCGTGCGCACGGTCCAGCCGGTGCTCGAAGACCTTGACCCAACGCTGGAACAAGCCGCGATGACGCTTGGCGCGCGGCCTTGGGTGATCTTCGCCCGCGTCGTCTTCCCCGCGATCCTGCCCGCCTTTCTTGCCGGCGCAACCATCGCCTTTGCCCGCAGTCTGGGCGAGTTCGGCGCGGTCGTCTTCATCGCGGGCAACAAGCCGATGGAAACCGAGATTGCCTCGCTCCTCGCCTTCATCCGGCTTGAGGAATATGATTACGCGGGCGCGGCGGCGATTGCGCTGGTCCTCTTGATCTTCGCGCTCATCCTGCTGGTGGTCTCGAACCTCTTGCAGCGTTGGGCCTCGCGCTACCGGGAGGCGAAATGA
- a CDS encoding sulfate ABC transporter substrate-binding protein, with translation MNFPYLRAAAVAFVLGASPVAAQDHILNVSYDVARELFEELNPHFASHWKEKTGREVTIDQSHGGSSKQARAILEGLNADVVTFNQETDIDVLADGGLVEKNWREAFPNGASPYYSLPSFLVRKGNPKNIKDWDDLARDDVQPVFPNPKTSGNARYTYLAAYAYGLDKNGGDQAKAQELVKKILAQVPVFDTGGRAATQTFAERNIGDVLVTFEAETGGIAKEYEVQGFERVTPSVSLFAAFPVALVKANADKNGSTEVSTDYLNWLYTPEAQEVLANNFYRVTDKDVAAKHAATTPEVKLVTVDEVFGGWDKIKKEHLAEGGILDQVFVNQ, from the coding sequence ATGAACTTTCCCTATCTTCGCGCGGCTGCCGTCGCCTTTGTGCTGGGCGCCTCGCCCGTCGCGGCCCAAGACCATATCCTCAATGTCAGCTACGACGTGGCGCGCGAGCTTTTCGAAGAGCTCAACCCGCATTTCGCCTCGCATTGGAAGGAAAAGACCGGCCGCGAGGTCACCATCGACCAAAGCCACGGCGGCTCGTCGAAACAGGCGCGCGCAATCCTTGAAGGGCTGAACGCCGATGTCGTGACCTTCAACCAGGAAACCGACATCGACGTGCTCGCTGACGGTGGGCTGGTCGAGAAGAACTGGCGCGAGGCCTTCCCGAACGGCGCCTCGCCCTATTACTCGCTGCCCTCGTTCCTCGTGCGCAAGGGCAACCCCAAGAACATCAAGGATTGGGACGATCTGGCGCGTGACGATGTCCAGCCGGTCTTCCCGAACCCGAAAACCTCGGGCAATGCGCGCTATACCTATCTCGCGGCCTATGCTTACGGGCTCGACAAGAACGGCGGCGATCAGGCCAAGGCACAAGAGCTGGTGAAGAAAATTCTGGCCCAAGTTCCGGTCTTTGACACCGGCGGGCGTGCCGCGACCCAGACCTTTGCCGAGCGCAATATCGGCGACGTTCTGGTGACCTTCGAGGCCGAAACCGGCGGCATCGCCAAGGAATATGAAGTGCAGGGCTTCGAGCGTGTGACGCCCTCGGTCTCGCTCTTCGCGGCTTTCCCGGTCGCGCTGGTGAAAGCCAATGCCGACAAGAACGGCTCGACCGAGGTTTCGACCGATTATCTGAACTGGCTTTACACGCCGGAAGCCCAGGAAGTGCTGGCCAATAACTTCTACCGCGTCACCGACAAGGATGTTGCGGCGAAACATGCGGCCACCACCCCCGAGGTCAAGCTTGTGACCGTCGACGAAGTCTTCGGCGGCTGGGACAAGATCAAGAAAGAGCATCTCGCCGAAGGCGGCATCCTCGATCAGGTCTTCGTCAACCAATGA
- a CDS encoding sulfate/molybdate ABC transporter ATP-binding protein produces the protein MTITIAGMRKRFGQTEVLRGIDLSIEKGELVALLGPSGSGKTTLLKIIAGLEWPDSGALNVDGQNWLNLAAQDRRIGFVFQHYALFPHMTVRDNIAFGLSVRPRAERPGKAIIAAKVSELLEFLQIAHLGDRYPTQLSGGQRQRVALGRALAIEPTVLLLDEPFGALDAAIRRDLRNWLRSVHDATGSTSIFVTHDQEEAFELADRVVVMGEGQIEQIGNADQIHDHPASPFVARFMGATVELPVHLRAGRAEAPGLDASRLERRALADGPARLFLRPEDITPIVDAEGAWLVASTTSTGATLRAQLRGRDGVLIETALPRRAPEARALQPGVSVHLRPEAGAIFPGSRDPEALAQSSIPATRLLKESNR, from the coding sequence ATGACGATCACGATTGCCGGAATGCGCAAACGCTTCGGACAGACCGAGGTTCTGCGCGGCATCGACCTTTCCATCGAAAAGGGCGAACTCGTGGCGCTTCTGGGGCCATCGGGCTCGGGCAAGACGACGCTTCTCAAGATCATCGCCGGTCTCGAATGGCCGGATTCGGGCGCGCTGAACGTCGATGGCCAGAACTGGCTGAACCTTGCCGCGCAAGACCGCCGCATCGGCTTTGTCTTCCAGCATTACGCGCTCTTTCCGCATATGACCGTGCGCGACAATATCGCCTTCGGCCTCAGCGTGCGCCCGCGCGCCGAGCGTCCGGGCAAGGCGATCATTGCCGCGAAAGTCTCGGAACTCCTCGAATTCCTGCAAATCGCCCATCTTGGCGACCGCTACCCGACGCAGCTTTCGGGCGGTCAGCGCCAGCGCGTTGCCTTGGGCCGCGCGCTCGCCATCGAGCCGACGGTCCTGCTGCTCGACGAGCCCTTCGGCGCGCTTGATGCCGCGATCCGGCGCGATCTGCGCAACTGGCTGCGCTCGGTCCATGATGCGACCGGCTCGACCTCGATCTTCGTGACCCATGATCAGGAAGAGGCCTTTGAACTTGCCGACCGCGTCGTCGTCATGGGCGAGGGCCAGATCGAGCAGATCGGCAATGCCGACCAGATCCACGACCACCCGGCCTCACCCTTCGTCGCCCGCTTCATGGGCGCAACCGTCGAGCTGCCGGTCCATCTGCGCGCGGGCCGCGCGGAAGCACCGGGCCTTGATGCCTCGCGGCTGGAACGTCGCGCCTTGGCCGATGGTCCCGCGCGGCTTTTCCTGCGCCCCGAGGACATCACCCCCATCGTGGATGCCGAGGGCGCTTGGCTCGTCGCCTCGACCACCAGCACCGGCGCCACTTTGCGCGCGCAACTTCGCGGCCGCGACGGCGTGCTGATTGAAACCGCCCTTCCCCGCCGTGCGCCCGAGGCGCGCGCGCTGCAACCCGGCGTCTCGGTGCATCTGCGCCCCGAGGCCGGCGCCATCTTCCCCGGCTCGCGCGATCCCGAGGCCTTGGCCCAAAGCTCGATCCCGGCTACCCGTCTTCTCAAGGAGAGCAACAGATGA
- a CDS encoding CDGSH iron-sulfur domain-containing protein, translating to MSNSSQSHSEAPSPAGSERPATDARPAKPPRIRVSKDGPYLVSGSVPLSKKTIGTNAKRESVAWLEDGPIEAPATYALCRCGHSATKPFCDGSHTRLGFDGSETADRAEYITRAQLYPGSAMSLSDDETLCAFARFCDPHGQIWSQPPATDDPSRAQQFVAQANACPGGRLVAWDNRTGKPIETHHDPEISVIEDPAEGVSGPLWVQGGITVEAGDGFVYERRNRVALCRCGQSQNKPFCDGTHASIGFKDGL from the coding sequence ATGTCCAATTCGAGCCAATCCCATTCCGAAGCGCCCAGCCCCGCAGGTTCCGAGCGCCCCGCAACGGATGCGCGACCGGCAAAACCACCCCGCATCCGCGTCAGCAAGGACGGCCCCTATCTGGTCAGCGGCAGCGTCCCGCTGAGCAAGAAGACCATCGGCACCAATGCCAAGCGCGAATCCGTCGCCTGGCTTGAGGACGGCCCGATCGAGGCGCCCGCGACCTATGCGCTTTGTCGCTGCGGCCATTCGGCGACCAAGCCTTTCTGCGACGGCAGCCATACCCGCCTTGGCTTTGATGGCAGCGAGACCGCCGACCGCGCCGAATACATCACTCGCGCCCAGCTTTATCCGGGCTCGGCGATGTCGCTCTCGGATGATGAAACCCTCTGCGCCTTTGCCCGCTTCTGCGATCCGCATGGCCAGATCTGGAGCCAGCCGCCCGCGACCGATGACCCGAGCCGCGCCCAGCAATTCGTGGCACAAGCCAACGCCTGCCCCGGCGGGCGGCTGGTCGCTTGGGACAACCGCACCGGCAAGCCCATCGAGACCCATCACGACCCCGAAATCAGTGTGATCGAGGACCCGGCAGAGGGCGTTTCCGGTCCGCTTTGGGTTCAGGGCGGGATCACGGTCGAGGCCGGGGACGGCTTCGTCTACGAGCGGCGCAACCGCGTCGCGCTTTGCCGCTGCGGTCAGTCCCAGAACAAGCCGTTTTGCGACGGAACCCATGCCTCGATCGGCTTCAAGGACGGGCTCTGA
- a CDS encoding XdhC family protein, with translation MIPQTAQILGKLALSEPETAEVAPIAATEGQALTVADGQVADCQVGACLAPLAQSPGVLAIVTAVEGPSYRPLGAVMSFVGEHRFGALSSGCIEADLARHAETALQRAEPRLLRYGAGSPFFDIRLPCGGGLEILLVPCPDPEVLAKALAAHQARLPFALLFDLTEGLIGVETGSDCTGETGALAGNGWRFRVLVRPEPRFLVFGKGPEAMIFAGLARAARFPVELLSHDPETLAEARRAGIDVRAIGTALPELAIDRWTAALLFYHDHDREPPLLRDLLTTPAFYIGAQGSQLARAGRDAELRALGVSEPAMARLRGPIGLIPSTRDPRLLAISVLAEVLSLV, from the coding sequence ATGATCCCCCAGACGGCACAGATCCTCGGCAAACTCGCCCTGTCCGAGCCGGAAACGGCTGAGGTCGCGCCGATCGCGGCAACCGAGGGGCAGGCGCTGACGGTGGCCGACGGTCAGGTGGCTGACTGTCAGGTGGGCGCCTGTCTGGCGCCGCTTGCGCAAAGCCCGGGCGTGCTCGCAATTGTCACCGCCGTCGAGGGGCCGTCCTACCGTCCTTTGGGCGCGGTCATGTCCTTTGTCGGCGAGCATCGCTTTGGCGCGCTGTCTTCGGGCTGCATCGAAGCCGATCTCGCACGCCATGCTGAAACCGCGTTGCAGCGCGCCGAGCCCCGGCTTTTGCGCTATGGGGCGGGCTCGCCGTTTTTCGACATCCGTCTGCCCTGCGGTGGCGGGCTTGAGATCCTCCTGGTGCCGTGCCCGGACCCCGAGGTGCTGGCGAAGGCCTTGGCCGCGCATCAGGCGCGTTTGCCCTTCGCGCTGCTGTTCGACCTTACGGAGGGGCTCATCGGCGTCGAGACCGGCTCGGATTGCACGGGCGAGACCGGCGCACTGGCCGGGAACGGCTGGCGCTTTCGCGTCCTCGTGCGACCCGAGCCGCGCTTTCTCGTCTTCGGCAAAGGGCCCGAGGCGATGATCTTTGCCGGGTTGGCGCGGGCCGCGCGCTTTCCGGTCGAGCTTTTATCCCATGACCCCGAGACCTTGGCCGAGGCGCGCCGCGCGGGGATCGACGTGCGGGCGATCGGCACCGCGCTGCCGGAGCTCGCGATTGATCGCTGGACGGCGGCGCTGCTTTTCTATCACGACCATGACCGTGAGCCTCCGCTTCTGCGCGATCTGCTGACGACGCCCGCCTTCTATATCGGGGCGCAGGGCAGCCAACTCGCGCGGGCGGGGCGGGACGCGGAACTGCGCGCTTTGGGGGTGAGCGAGCCCGCGATGGCGCGGCTGCGCGGCCCGATCGGCCTGATCCCCAGCACGCGCGATCCGCGGCTGCTGGCGATCTCGGTTCTGGCCGAGGTGCTCAGTCTTGTCTGA
- a CDS encoding nucleotidyltransferase family protein encodes MSERAALPSGPPETLGVLLAAGASRRFGAADKLLANWQGMALVRVSAQILACAGCDRLAAVVSRPEVGAALPDGFSTVSIAPGQEMAASFHAALDLAAQIGAKRLLIALGDMPRISPLRLRALLSLPGRGAVLCADGRRMPPVLLQAKDFAQARALATGDHGARALLARFTPSELIALPEGEALDIDLATDLALADQPALGTGTDPASPR; translated from the coding sequence TTGTCTGAGAGGGCCGCCTTGCCTTCGGGGCCGCCCGAGACGCTGGGGGTTTTGCTGGCGGCCGGGGCCTCGCGCCGCTTTGGCGCGGCGGATAAGCTTTTGGCCAATTGGCAGGGGATGGCTTTGGTCCGGGTCTCGGCGCAAATTTTGGCGTGCGCGGGCTGTGACCGGTTGGCGGCGGTTGTGTCCCGCCCCGAGGTAGGGGCGGCCTTGCCCGACGGATTTTCCACGGTCTCGATTGCGCCGGGGCAAGAGATGGCGGCCTCGTTTCACGCAGCGCTGGATCTGGCCGCCCAGATCGGGGCGAAACGGCTGCTGATCGCTTTGGGCGACATGCCCCGGATCTCGCCTTTGCGGTTGCGCGCTTTGCTGTCGCTGCCCGGGCGCGGGGCGGTGCTGTGCGCGGATGGCCGCCGGATGCCACCGGTGCTGTTGCAGGCCAAGGATTTCGCGCAAGCCCGGGCGCTCGCCACGGGGGATCACGGCGCGCGCGCGCTTCTGGCGCGCTTCACCCCGTCCGAGCTGATCGCGCTCCCTGAGGGTGAGGCCCTCGATATCGATCTGGCGACCGATCTTGCCCTTGCCGACCAGCCTGCGCTTGGGACCGGAACTGATCCGGCCTCGCCGCGTTGA
- a CDS encoding c-type cytochrome, with protein MLKRTIYGLLALGVVAVIGFAIYAYRPALPEISAEARPQFDAATIETGRVLAAAGYCETCHTAPGGAPYAGNYALNTNFGTIYASNITPDPKTGIGSWSPEAFRRAMQEGVSRDGAHLFPAFPYDHFTKMSDADIDAIYGYLMAKVAPVSQETKPATIAFPLNQRVLQAGWQLLFVDFGRYKPDPSKSEAWNRGAYLVEGVTHCGACHTPRNQLGAERKSEAFAGAPIDGWTAPALTRDNPSAVPWTAADFTQYLQTGAGTYHGVAAGPMSPVVHAGVAQLPKSDLEAIGIYLGDIVGAPQSDPAQNAVVVSSLAASRPDPSYRKDEGERLYVAACAACHYNSDKVLAMRPLLGINSSVRLSDPSNLIRVMLKGISVKEGSGGVVMPSYGQVYSDAQIAAIANYLRKDLAGLEPWPDLALSVAQIRGGETAPVATARASTP; from the coding sequence ATGCTGAAACGGACGATCTATGGCCTTCTGGCTTTGGGCGTTGTCGCTGTGATCGGCTTCGCCATCTATGCTTATCGCCCCGCCTTGCCCGAAATCAGCGCCGAGGCGCGCCCGCAGTTTGACGCGGCCACCATCGAGACCGGCCGCGTTCTGGCGGCGGCCGGTTATTGCGAGACCTGCCATACCGCGCCGGGGGGCGCGCCTTATGCCGGGAATTACGCGCTCAACACGAATTTCGGCACGATTTATGCCTCGAATATCACGCCCGACCCCAAGACCGGGATTGGTTCCTGGTCGCCCGAGGCGTTCCGGCGCGCGATGCAAGAGGGCGTGAGCCGGGACGGCGCGCATCTCTTTCCGGCCTTTCCCTATGACCATTTCACCAAGATGAGCGATGCCGATATTGATGCGATCTATGGCTATCTCATGGCCAAAGTCGCGCCGGTGTCGCAAGAAACCAAACCTGCCACGATCGCCTTTCCGCTGAACCAGCGCGTGCTTCAGGCGGGCTGGCAGCTGCTTTTCGTCGATTTCGGGCGCTACAAGCCGGATCCGTCGAAATCCGAGGCCTGGAACCGGGGCGCCTATCTGGTCGAGGGCGTCACCCATTGCGGCGCCTGTCACACGCCGCGCAACCAGCTTGGCGCCGAGCGCAAAAGTGAGGCTTTCGCGGGCGCGCCGATTGATGGCTGGACGGCACCTGCGCTGACACGCGACAATCCCTCGGCGGTGCCGTGGACGGCGGCGGATTTCACCCAATATCTGCAAACCGGCGCGGGCACTTATCACGGCGTGGCCGCCGGCCCGATGTCGCCGGTGGTTCATGCCGGTGTCGCGCAGCTGCCCAAATCTGACCTTGAGGCGATCGGCATCTATCTGGGCGATATCGTCGGCGCGCCGCAAAGCGATCCGGCCCAGAATGCGGTGGTGGTTTCAAGCCTGGCCGCGAGCCGCCCTGACCCTTCTTACCGCAAGGATGAGGGCGAGCGGCTTTACGTCGCCGCCTGCGCCGCTTGCCATTACAACTCCGATAAAGTGCTCGCCATGCGGCCACTTCTGGGCATCAATTCTTCGGTGCGCCTGTCGGACCCGTCGAACCTGATCCGGGTGATGCTGAAAGGGATCAGCGTCAAGGAAGGCTCGGGCGGGGTGGTCATGCCCTCTTATGGGCAGGTCTATAGCGATGCCCAGATTGCGGCGATTGCCAATTATCTGCGCAAGGATCTCGCGGGGCTCGAGCCTTGGCCGGATCTTGCCTTGAGCGTGGCTCAGATCCGGGGCGGCGAGACGGCTCCGGTCGCAACTGCGCGGGCGAGCACGCCCTAA
- a CDS encoding (2Fe-2S)-binding protein: MIEFTVNGQKVSTDADPDTPLLWVIRDEIGLTGTKFGCGIGMCGACTVHVGGRATRACVTEVSEVAGAVVTTIEGLDPKGDHPVQQAWRHLRVPQCGYCQSGQIMQAAALLKDMPHPSDDDIDAVMTGNLCRCMTYNRIRAAVREAAGAMRGETANG, translated from the coding sequence ATGATCGAATTCACCGTCAATGGCCAGAAGGTCAGCACCGATGCCGACCCGGATACGCCGCTTTTATGGGTGATCCGTGACGAGATCGGGCTGACTGGCACGAAATTCGGCTGCGGCATTGGCATGTGCGGGGCCTGCACGGTTCATGTCGGTGGCCGCGCGACCCGCGCCTGCGTGACCGAGGTCTCTGAGGTTGCGGGGGCCGTGGTCACCACGATCGAGGGGCTTGACCCCAAGGGCGATCATCCGGTCCAGCAGGCATGGCGACATTTGCGAGTGCCGCAATGCGGTTACTGCCAGTCGGGGCAAATCATGCAGGCTGCGGCGCTTTTGAAAGACATGCCCCATCCGAGCGATGACGATATCGACGCGGTGATGACCGGTAATCTCTGCCGCTGCATGACTTATAACCGCATCCGGGCCGCCGTGCGCGAGGCCGCAGGCGCGATGCGGGGGGAGACGGCAAATGGCTAA